ATTATCGATGGTATTGTAAAATCTGCTAAAATTGGCAAGGAAATTGCAATTGAACTTCCGGAGGTTTGATTGATATGGGAAACTTAAAAATTGGTTTGCAGCTGTATTCTGTGCGCGACGACATGGCGCAGGATATGTATGCCGCATTGAAAAAGGTTAAGGAAATCGGTTACGACTATGTTGAGTTTGCCGGCTACTTCGACCACAGCGCAGAGGAAGTAAGATCTATGCTGGACGAAATCGGCCTCACATGTGTTTCCGTTCACCAGGCTTATAACCTGTTTTTAGAAGAGGGACAAAAGGCTGCCGACTATTTAAAAACCATTGGTGCAGACTATGCCGCAATTCCGTGGATGGCGGCGGAAGACCACAAGGGCTGCGACCACTATGACAACGTAATAGCAGACATCACAAAAGTGGGCCGGCTGTTAAAGGACAACGGCATTCAGCTTCTTTACCACAACCACGATTTTGAATTCCAGAAGTTTGAAGATAAATTTTTGTTAGACTGGCTCTATGAGTCTGTTCCTTCAGATTTACTCCAAACCGAGGTTGATACCTGCTGGGTGAAATATGCCGGCTACGACCCCTGTGAATATTTGAAGAAATATACCGGCAGAAGCCCGGTAGTGCATTTGAAGGACTTTACCTGCAAACGGTTTGCAGGCGGCCCTGCCTATGCGCTGATTGACGAAAACGGCAAGGAAATTAAAACCACAAGGGAAGACAATGGGTTTGAGTTCCGTCCCGTTGGCATGGGCCTGCAGGACTTCCCGGCGATCTTAAAAGCCGCCGAAGAAGCAGGAGCTGCCTATGCGATCGTTGAGCAGGATGCGTCGGTTGACCGTCCGCCAATGGAAGCAGCAAAGCTCAGCCGTGAATATTTAAAGAAAATCGGATATTAAAAACAGAACCGCCGGGCAATTAGCCCGGCGGTTTTTTTACTTCTTTTTGAAATCAATAATCAGCTTCCCGTCATGAAAGGATAAAAATTTGTTTTTCTCTTTCATCTGCCCGGTTTTTCTTTTTCCGGCAGGCACAATGTTGTTTCTGCGCCATACGCTGAGGATGATGCCGATGAGAGCCATTGTTACACAATAGTCCGCACCGCCGTAGGAAATGAGCGGAACAGAAAGGTCTGCAAAAGGAAACAAATTAAAATTCATTAAAATGCTGAACACAAATTTAATCGTCAGCACCAGGCAGGCGGAGAGGGAAAGGAAAAAACCAAACCTGTTTTTTACTTTGCTCACCGTTAAAAACAGCCGGACCAAAAACACGATTACCACAGCAACCAGAAAAAGTCCCGCAATCCAACCGAATTTTGTAATAATGTTTACCAATACATATTCATTTGCGGCATTGGGCATAGTTCGGTCGATGGGCGCGCCTAAAATATCGAAATTTGTGGCGCCGATTGGCTTTGATGCCATGAGCCACTTCTGGGCCGTCATGGGCAGATATCCTGCGCCCAGCGGGTCGGCGTTATAGTCGATAAATGCCCGGAGTTTTGCCCT
This Congzhengia minquanensis DNA region includes the following protein-coding sequences:
- a CDS encoding sugar phosphate isomerase/epimerase family protein, whose product is MGNLKIGLQLYSVRDDMAQDMYAALKKVKEIGYDYVEFAGYFDHSAEEVRSMLDEIGLTCVSVHQAYNLFLEEGQKAADYLKTIGADYAAIPWMAAEDHKGCDHYDNVIADITKVGRLLKDNGIQLLYHNHDFEFQKFEDKFLLDWLYESVPSDLLQTEVDTCWVKYAGYDPCEYLKKYTGRSPVVHLKDFTCKRFAGGPAYALIDENGKEIKTTREDNGFEFRPVGMGLQDFPAILKAAEEAGAAYAIVEQDASVDRPPMEAAKLSREYLKKIGY